From Pseudoxanthomonas sp. CF385, a single genomic window includes:
- a CDS encoding fumarate hydratase: MTSIKQEDLIQSIADGLQYISYYHPVDYIQNLAAAYEREESPAAKDAIAQILINSRMCAEGHRPICQDTGIVTVFLEIGMDVRWDDATMGVEDMVHEGVRRAYNHPDNKLRASVLADPAGKRTNTKDNTPGVVNVKVMPGNTVDVIVAAKGGGSEAKSKFAMLNPSDSIVDWVLKTVPTMGAGWCPPGMLGIGIGGTAEKAMLLAKESLMEPIDITDLQARGASNRAEELRLELYEKVNALGIGAQGLGGLTTVLDIKVKDYPTHAANLPVALIPNCAATRHAHFTLDGSGPVMLDPPSLEDWPELTYDASKGRRVDLDTLTREDVANWKPGEVLLLNGKLLTGRDAAHKRMVDMLNKGEPLPVDLKGRFIYYVGPVDPVRDEVVGPAGPTTATRMDKFTEQVLAQTGLLGMVGKAERGPAAIEAIKKHQSAYLMAVGGAAYLVSKAIKAAKVVGFADLGMEAIYEFTVQDMPVTVAVDSQGTSVHQTGPKEWQARIGKIPVVVA; this comes from the coding sequence ATGACCTCGATCAAGCAAGAAGACCTCATCCAGTCCATCGCCGATGGCCTGCAGTACATCAGCTACTACCACCCGGTCGACTACATCCAGAACCTCGCCGCCGCCTACGAGCGCGAGGAATCCCCGGCGGCCAAGGACGCCATCGCCCAGATCCTGATCAACTCGCGCATGTGCGCCGAGGGCCACCGCCCGATCTGCCAGGACACCGGCATCGTCACCGTGTTCCTCGAGATCGGCATGGACGTGCGCTGGGACGACGCCACGATGGGCGTGGAGGACATGGTCCATGAGGGCGTTCGCCGCGCCTACAACCACCCGGACAACAAGCTGCGCGCCAGCGTGCTGGCCGACCCGGCCGGCAAGCGCACCAACACCAAGGACAACACGCCGGGCGTGGTGAACGTGAAGGTGATGCCGGGCAACACCGTCGACGTGATCGTCGCCGCGAAGGGCGGCGGTTCGGAGGCGAAGTCGAAGTTCGCGATGCTCAACCCGTCCGACTCCATCGTCGACTGGGTGCTGAAGACCGTGCCGACGATGGGCGCCGGCTGGTGCCCGCCGGGCATGCTCGGCATCGGCATCGGCGGCACCGCCGAGAAGGCGATGCTGCTGGCGAAGGAATCGCTGATGGAGCCGATCGACATCACCGACCTGCAGGCCCGCGGCGCGTCCAACCGCGCCGAGGAACTGCGGCTGGAACTGTACGAGAAGGTCAACGCGCTGGGCATCGGCGCGCAGGGCCTGGGCGGCCTGACCACCGTGCTCGACATCAAGGTCAAGGATTATCCGACCCACGCGGCGAACCTGCCGGTCGCGCTCATTCCGAACTGCGCCGCCACCCGCCACGCGCACTTCACCCTCGACGGCAGCGGCCCGGTGATGCTGGACCCGCCCTCGCTGGAAGACTGGCCGGAGCTGACCTACGACGCCTCCAAGGGCCGTCGCGTCGATCTCGACACACTGACGCGCGAAGACGTGGCCAACTGGAAGCCGGGTGAAGTGCTGCTGCTCAACGGCAAGCTGCTGACCGGCCGCGACGCCGCGCACAAGCGCATGGTCGACATGCTCAACAAGGGCGAGCCACTGCCGGTCGACCTGAAGGGTCGTTTCATCTACTACGTCGGCCCGGTCGATCCGGTGCGCGACGAGGTCGTCGGCCCGGCCGGTCCGACCACCGCGACCCGCATGGACAAGTTCACCGAGCAGGTGCTGGCGCAGACCGGCCTGCTGGGCATGGTCGGCAAGGCCGAGCGCGGCCCCGCCGCGATCGAAGCGATCAAGAAGCACCAGTCGGCCTACCTGATGGCCGTCGGCGGCGCGGCCTACCTGGTGTCGAAGGCGATCAAGGCGGCGAAGGTCGTCGGCTTCGCCGACCTGGGCATGGAGGCGATCTACGAGTTCACCGTGCAGGACATGCCGGTGACGGTGGCCGTCGATTCGCAGGGCACTTCGGTGCACCAGACTGGCCCGAAGGAATGGCAGGCGCGCATCGGGAAGATTCCGGTGGTGGTGGCGTAA
- a CDS encoding RNA polymerase sigma-70 factor, producing the protein MNAENTFETHRARLFGLSYRLLGSRSDAEDVVQDTWLRWQQTDKTGIRDPEAWLVTAATRLGIDRLRAARVQREHYTGPWLPEPAEIDEAPGPERTAEVSEQVSLAFLAVLERLGPEERAAFLLKEAFDYDYAQIAPLLGQSEANCRQMVHRARERVQAGRPRFDVPPENHRRLLERFMQAARRGDQPAITALLREDAQLVSDGGGKAQAVIRPLLGAIRIARLFWAAYRRQDPAIAWRMGTVNGEPAILRYRDGVLVAVMVAVSDGERISELFTVANPDKLGPGVTTKDGGASW; encoded by the coding sequence ATGAACGCCGAAAACACCTTCGAAACCCACCGCGCCCGCCTGTTTGGGCTCTCCTACCGCCTGTTGGGCAGCCGCAGCGACGCCGAGGATGTCGTCCAGGACACCTGGCTGCGCTGGCAGCAGACCGACAAGACCGGCATCCGCGACCCCGAGGCCTGGCTGGTCACCGCCGCCACCCGCCTGGGCATCGACCGCCTGCGGGCTGCGCGCGTGCAGCGCGAGCACTACACCGGCCCCTGGCTGCCCGAACCCGCCGAGATCGACGAGGCCCCCGGCCCCGAGCGCACCGCCGAGGTGTCGGAACAGGTTTCGCTGGCCTTCCTGGCCGTGCTGGAACGGCTGGGCCCGGAGGAGCGCGCGGCTTTCCTGCTGAAGGAGGCCTTCGACTACGACTACGCGCAGATCGCCCCCCTGCTCGGCCAGAGTGAAGCGAACTGCCGGCAGATGGTCCACCGGGCGCGCGAACGCGTGCAGGCGGGGCGCCCGCGCTTCGACGTGCCGCCGGAGAACCATCGCCGCCTGCTGGAGCGTTTCATGCAGGCCGCACGCCGCGGCGACCAGCCGGCGATCACCGCCCTGCTGCGGGAAGACGCGCAGCTGGTCTCCGACGGCGGCGGCAAGGCGCAGGCGGTCATTCGCCCGCTGCTGGGCGCGATACGCATCGCCCGGCTGTTCTGGGCCGCTTACCGCCGGCAGGACCCGGCGATCGCCTGGCGCATGGGCACGGTGAACGGCGAACCGGCGATCCTGCGTTACCGCGACGGCGTGCTGGTCGCGGTGATGGTGGCGGTGAGCGATGGCGAACGCATCAGCGAGCTGTTCACGGTCGCCAATCCGGACAAGCTGGGCCCGGGTGTCACGACGAAGGACGGTGGTGCGTCCTGGTAG
- a CDS encoding carboxymuconolactone decarboxylase family protein has translation MSMKFHRVDYPKHVPEAFRGLYATSTALHNGALGKEFLELVFLRVSQINGCAYCMDMHSSALVKAGVESRKLHTLAGWRDSRFFDARERVALAWAEALTTLPSGAPADATYEALKDHFDEHGIAELTMAVATINAWNRLGVGMQPILP, from the coding sequence ATGAGCATGAAATTCCATCGCGTCGATTACCCCAAGCACGTTCCCGAGGCCTTCCGTGGCCTGTATGCCACCAGCACGGCGCTGCACAACGGCGCGCTGGGCAAGGAGTTCCTCGAACTGGTCTTCCTGCGCGTCTCCCAGATCAACGGCTGCGCCTACTGCATGGACATGCACAGCAGCGCACTGGTCAAGGCCGGGGTGGAGTCGCGCAAGCTGCACACGCTGGCCGGCTGGCGCGACAGCCGCTTCTTCGACGCGCGCGAACGCGTCGCGCTCGCCTGGGCCGAAGCGCTGACCACCCTGCCCTCCGGCGCGCCGGCCGATGCGACCTACGAGGCGCTGAAGGACCACTTCGACGAGCACGGCATCGCCGAGCTGACGATGGCCGTGGCCACGATCAACGCATGGAACCGCCTGGGCGTGGGCATGCAGCCGATCCTGCCCTGA
- a CDS encoding trimeric intracellular cation channel family protein, which translates to MDTLVLILDLVGTFVFALSGAMLGVRRRLDIFGVLVLSFIAATAGGITRDLLIGATPPAALSDWRYPVTSLAAGVVTFFRAPLIEKLHHPVRLFDAMGLALFAVAGTQKALEYGIAPPMAAAMGMLTGIGGGIARDLLLAQVPLVLRAELYAVAALAGALIVAVGHWLTLPPLPCALAGAAACFGLRMAAVTFGWHLPVALQSGGDGEPPGPLR; encoded by the coding sequence ATGGATACCCTGGTGCTCATCCTCGACCTGGTCGGCACGTTCGTGTTCGCGCTCAGCGGCGCCATGCTGGGCGTGCGCCGCCGGCTGGACATCTTCGGCGTGCTGGTGCTGTCGTTCATCGCCGCGACCGCCGGCGGCATCACCCGCGACCTGCTGATCGGCGCCACGCCGCCCGCGGCGCTCAGCGACTGGCGCTATCCCGTCACCTCGCTGGCTGCCGGCGTGGTGACGTTCTTCCGCGCGCCGCTGATCGAGAAGCTGCACCACCCGGTGCGCCTGTTCGATGCGATGGGCCTGGCCCTGTTCGCCGTCGCAGGGACGCAGAAGGCCCTGGAGTACGGCATCGCACCGCCGATGGCGGCCGCGATGGGCATGCTGACCGGCATCGGTGGCGGTATCGCGCGCGATCTGTTGCTGGCGCAGGTACCGCTGGTGCTGCGCGCCGAACTCTATGCCGTGGCCGCGCTGGCCGGCGCCCTGATCGTCGCGGTCGGCCATTGGTTGACGCTGCCGCCGCTGCCGTGCGCACTGGCCGGTGCCGCGGCCTGCTTCGGCCTGCGGATGGCGGCGGTCACGTTCGGCTGGCACCTGCCGGTCGCCCTGCAGTCCGGCGGGGACGGCGAGCCGCCCGGCCCGCTGCGCTGA
- a CDS encoding histidine kinase produces MAIAASRSLDIPRQQAFWLLHLGGWGAYFAQGCLYAVAHGKPSGYWVVPLTAAITGAVVTLGLRYLLRACWGLPPRRLLAVMVPAILVSSAVIDFVTREALVDFCETCRPSTQLEFIAYSLGYIYVVLAWVGAYMGIKYYRQLQGETERTLAARSMAHQAQLKMLRYQLNPHFLFNTLNAISTLILDRDNATANRMVQGLSSFLRHSLDNDPMQRVTLRQELDALTLYLDIEKIRFAERLRIETDIDEDCWRALLPSLLLQPLVENAIKYAVAKQVAGGLLRIEAEREGEQLVLRVIDDGPGCGSLEGSELPPGKGVGLRNTRERLSVLYGDAGGFSVRNHERGLEVSLRLPFETSQTLGD; encoded by the coding sequence ATGGCCATCGCTGCATCCCGCTCCCTCGATATCCCCCGCCAGCAGGCCTTCTGGCTGCTGCACCTGGGCGGCTGGGGCGCCTACTTCGCACAGGGCTGCCTGTATGCCGTCGCGCACGGCAAGCCGTCGGGCTACTGGGTGGTGCCGCTGACCGCGGCCATCACCGGCGCCGTGGTCACCCTGGGGCTGCGCTACCTGCTGCGCGCGTGCTGGGGCCTGCCGCCACGCAGGCTGCTGGCGGTGATGGTGCCCGCAATCCTGGTCAGTTCGGCCGTCATCGATTTCGTCACCCGCGAGGCGCTGGTCGACTTCTGCGAAACCTGCCGGCCGTCCACGCAACTGGAGTTCATCGCCTATTCGCTGGGCTACATCTACGTGGTGCTGGCCTGGGTGGGCGCCTACATGGGCATCAAGTACTACCGCCAGTTGCAGGGCGAAACCGAGCGCACGCTGGCCGCGCGCAGCATGGCCCATCAGGCGCAGCTGAAGATGCTGCGCTACCAGCTCAACCCGCACTTCCTGTTCAACACGCTCAACGCGATCTCCACCCTGATCCTCGACCGCGACAACGCCACCGCCAACCGCATGGTGCAGGGCCTGTCGTCGTTCCTGCGTCACTCGCTGGACAACGATCCGATGCAGCGGGTGACGCTGCGGCAGGAACTGGACGCACTGACGCTCTACCTGGACATCGAGAAGATCCGCTTCGCCGAGCGCCTGCGCATCGAGACCGACATCGACGAGGACTGCTGGCGCGCCTTGCTGCCCAGCCTGCTGCTGCAGCCGCTGGTCGAGAATGCGATCAAGTACGCCGTCGCCAAGCAGGTCGCGGGCGGGTTGCTGCGCATCGAGGCCGAACGCGAAGGCGAACAGCTGGTGTTGCGCGTGATCGACGACGGTCCCGGCTGCGGCAGCCTGGAAGGCAGCGAGCTGCCGCCGGGCAAGGGCGTGGGCCTGCGCAACACCCGTGAGCGGTTGAGCGTGCTGTACGGCGACGCCGGCGGCTTCTCGGTCCGCAACCACGAACGCGGCCTGGAAGTCTCGCTGCGCCTGCCGTTCGAAACTTCCCAGACCCTCGGGGATTGA
- a CDS encoding LytTR family DNA-binding domain-containing protein, translated as MDSHARVEPAPRLRALIVDDEPLARRGLEIRLAAHPDIEIVGQYGDGAAAIAGLREHRPDLMFLDVQMPGMDGFQTLRAIPANEMPLVVFVTAYDHYAIRAFEASATDYLLKPVEDSRLAQALVRVRLARAQREASGHCAHLLGLLGELSGRPPLDLDEALKPDALDLLRREDKLAVRDGGRTVRVDLHSIRWIDAAGDYMCIHVDGDDANGTTLILRATMRDLEKQLDPQRFPRIHRSTIVNARRVVEMRPHTNGESFLRLDCGQELKLSRSHRDKLAVLL; from the coding sequence ATGGACAGCCACGCCCGCGTCGAACCCGCCCCGCGCCTGCGCGCCCTGATCGTCGACGACGAACCGCTGGCGCGCCGCGGCTTGGAGATCCGCCTGGCGGCGCACCCGGACATCGAGATCGTCGGCCAGTACGGCGACGGCGCCGCCGCGATCGCCGGATTGCGCGAGCATCGGCCGGACCTGATGTTCCTCGACGTGCAGATGCCGGGCATGGACGGCTTCCAGACGCTGCGCGCGATTCCGGCCAACGAAATGCCGCTGGTGGTGTTCGTCACCGCCTACGACCACTATGCGATCCGCGCGTTCGAGGCCTCGGCGACCGACTACCTGCTGAAACCGGTGGAGGACTCCCGCCTGGCGCAGGCGCTCGTGCGGGTGCGCCTCGCCCGTGCGCAGCGCGAAGCCAGCGGCCATTGCGCCCACCTGCTCGGGCTGCTGGGCGAACTCAGCGGCCGGCCGCCGCTGGACCTGGACGAAGCCCTGAAGCCCGACGCGCTCGACCTGTTGCGCCGCGAAGACAAGCTCGCCGTGCGCGACGGCGGCCGCACGGTGCGCGTGGACCTGCACAGCATCCGCTGGATCGACGCCGCCGGCGATTACATGTGCATCCATGTGGACGGTGACGACGCCAACGGCACCACCCTGATCCTGCGCGCCACCATGCGCGACCTGGAGAAGCAGTTGGATCCGCAACGCTTCCCGCGCATCCACCGCTCCACCATCGTCAATGCCCGCCGCGTGGTGGAGATGCGCCCGCACACGAACGGCGAAAGCTTCCTGCGCCTGGACTGCGGCCAGGAACTGAAGCTGTCCCGCAGCCATCGCGACAAGCTGGCGGTGTTGCTCTAA
- a CDS encoding efflux RND transporter permease subunit — protein sequence MRTAEAKIARTMKLTEASLRNPAAVAVVVAMVCAFGLLSLGKLPLQLFPDIERPQMSIQTGWRAASPQEMESEIVEPIETVMQGLPGLEEMASNVNAGNSFINLTFAVGSDMDAMLVEVLSRMNRLQPLPRDATPPVVQAGADNANNSLTYFFVQKLPGTRGDILDYRQFIEDRIVPRLTSVDGVAGVEINGGAEEELTITLDLARAAALGIQIPEVAAVAARATDVSGGVVEAGRREYVLRFAGRYSPDALGNLILAWRDGRPVRLADVATVEVKRPEQRFFAYQNGNPAIGLRILRESGANVLDTLDEVKQVVAEVREQELKPLGLDIAQSFDASVFINRALGLLSGSLTAGVLLAVGCLWWFLRDVRATALIACAIPISLLATFIVLQLTGRSLNVISLAGLAFAVGMVMDAAVVVAENIVRLREQGLSATHAALEGTRQVGGALVASTLTTVAVFLPVIFMEDVEGQLFADLALTISIAVGISLLIAVTVLPAAAGSWLRTRPGEERQHRFWSRLSDWALKTTDGRTRQLGWVGALVLAPALLAAVLMPQIDYLPPVKRAAVDAFFNFPPGMSPERVNREIAPVLLERMRPYMDGEKGPQLSNWYLNLWPGGGTLGARVVDPGDIGELERIVRDEIVVGFPDTRAFASEGELFGSFGGSARAIAIHLQHSDGDALARAAETGRKALSDRFASANVQAWPSADGGTPELRVNPDDRRLAEAGWRRPELGTVVRTLGDGQWLGEHFDGDRRLAIILRSAGEDDIARLGAAPLATPQGGVLSLADLAQVDTMLAPNQLRRIDRRRTITLTVDPPAAMSLEEALDIVNDEIVPTLRDALPPDAAIRISGSADRLGEVVRSMGINFAMALVVLFMLMAAMFRSLRDSAFVMATLPMAVLGGVAGLRVLDLAAGQTLDLLSMIGFIMLLGMVINNAILLVAQTREAQAEGASLDDALKQALEQRLRPILIAALTGVLGALPMAINPGPGAVIYRGLAAVSVGGVALSLLFTVVLVPALLRLAGRAAPARAALSTDDAPLPHPVS from the coding sequence GTGCGCACCGCCGAAGCCAAGATCGCCCGCACGATGAAACTCACCGAAGCCTCCCTGCGCAATCCCGCCGCCGTCGCCGTGGTGGTGGCGATGGTCTGCGCGTTCGGCCTGCTGAGCCTGGGCAAGCTGCCGTTGCAGCTGTTTCCGGACATCGAGCGTCCGCAGATGTCGATCCAGACCGGCTGGCGCGCGGCGTCGCCGCAGGAGATGGAATCGGAGATCGTCGAACCGATCGAAACGGTGATGCAGGGGCTGCCGGGCCTGGAGGAGATGGCCTCCAACGTCAACGCCGGCAACAGCTTCATCAACCTGACCTTCGCCGTCGGCAGCGACATGGACGCGATGCTGGTGGAGGTGCTGTCGCGGATGAACCGCCTGCAGCCGCTGCCGCGCGATGCCACGCCGCCGGTGGTCCAGGCCGGCGCCGACAACGCCAACAACTCGCTGACCTATTTCTTCGTGCAGAAACTGCCGGGCACCCGGGGCGACATCCTCGACTACCGGCAGTTCATCGAGGACCGGATCGTGCCGCGGCTGACATCGGTCGACGGCGTGGCCGGCGTGGAGATCAACGGCGGCGCGGAAGAAGAGCTCACCATCACCCTGGACCTCGCGCGCGCGGCGGCGCTCGGCATCCAGATCCCGGAGGTCGCGGCGGTGGCCGCGCGCGCCACCGATGTCTCCGGCGGCGTGGTCGAAGCCGGGCGTCGCGAGTACGTGCTGCGCTTCGCCGGACGCTATTCGCCCGACGCACTCGGCAACCTGATCCTCGCCTGGCGCGACGGACGGCCGGTGCGCCTGGCCGACGTGGCCACCGTCGAGGTCAAGCGACCGGAGCAGCGCTTCTTCGCCTATCAGAACGGCAATCCCGCCATTGGCCTGCGCATCCTGCGCGAGAGCGGCGCCAACGTGCTCGACACGCTGGACGAGGTCAAGCAGGTGGTCGCCGAGGTGCGCGAGCAGGAACTGAAGCCGCTCGGCCTGGACATCGCCCAGAGCTTCGACGCCTCGGTGTTCATCAACCGTGCGCTCGGCCTGCTCTCCGGCAGCCTGACCGCCGGCGTGCTGCTGGCGGTGGGTTGCCTGTGGTGGTTCCTGCGCGATGTGCGCGCCACCGCATTGATCGCGTGCGCCATTCCCATCTCGCTGCTGGCCACCTTCATCGTGCTGCAGCTGACCGGCCGCAGCCTCAACGTCATCTCGCTGGCCGGGTTGGCCTTCGCCGTGGGCATGGTGATGGACGCGGCGGTCGTGGTGGCCGAGAACATCGTGCGCTTGCGCGAGCAAGGGCTGTCGGCGACGCACGCCGCACTGGAAGGCACGCGCCAGGTCGGCGGCGCGCTGGTCGCGTCCACCCTGACCACGGTGGCGGTGTTCCTGCCGGTGATCTTCATGGAGGACGTCGAAGGCCAGCTCTTCGCCGACCTTGCGCTGACGATTTCCATCGCCGTCGGCATCTCGCTGCTGATCGCCGTCACCGTGTTGCCCGCGGCCGCTGGCAGCTGGTTGCGTACGCGCCCTGGCGAGGAACGCCAGCACCGGTTCTGGTCGCGGCTCAGCGACTGGGCGCTGAAGACCACCGACGGCCGGACCCGCCAGCTGGGCTGGGTCGGCGCGCTGGTGCTCGCGCCCGCCCTGCTCGCCGCCGTGCTGATGCCGCAGATCGACTACCTGCCCCCCGTGAAGCGCGCGGCGGTCGACGCTTTCTTCAACTTCCCGCCCGGCATGAGCCCGGAGCGGGTGAACCGCGAGATCGCGCCGGTCCTGCTAGAACGCATGCGCCCCTACATGGACGGCGAGAAGGGCCCGCAGCTGAGCAACTGGTACCTCAACCTGTGGCCGGGCGGCGGCACGCTGGGCGCGCGCGTGGTGGACCCGGGCGATATCGGCGAACTCGAACGCATCGTCCGCGACGAGATCGTGGTCGGCTTTCCGGATACCCGCGCGTTCGCCAGCGAAGGCGAACTGTTCGGCAGCTTCGGCGGGTCCGCGCGCGCCATCGCCATCCACCTGCAGCACAGCGACGGCGATGCGCTGGCGCGGGCGGCGGAGACGGGACGCAAGGCGTTGTCCGACCGTTTTGCCAGCGCCAACGTGCAGGCCTGGCCGAGTGCCGACGGCGGCACGCCGGAGCTGCGCGTCAATCCCGACGACCGCCGCCTGGCCGAAGCGGGCTGGCGGCGCCCCGAGCTGGGCACCGTGGTGCGCACGTTGGGCGACGGCCAATGGCTGGGCGAACACTTCGACGGCGACCGGCGCCTGGCGATCATCCTGCGCAGCGCAGGCGAGGACGACATCGCCCGCCTGGGCGCCGCGCCGCTGGCCACACCGCAGGGCGGCGTGCTGAGCCTGGCCGACCTGGCGCAGGTGGACACGATGCTGGCACCCAACCAGCTGCGCCGCATCGACCGTCGCCGCACCATCACCCTCACCGTGGACCCGCCGGCGGCGATGTCGCTGGAGGAAGCGCTCGACATCGTCAACGACGAGATCGTGCCCACCCTGCGCGACGCGCTGCCGCCGGACGCCGCAATCCGCATCTCCGGCAGCGCCGATCGGCTGGGCGAAGTGGTGCGCAGCATGGGCATCAACTTCGCGATGGCGCTGGTGGTGCTGTTCATGCTGATGGCGGCGATGTTCCGCTCGCTGCGGGACAGCGCGTTCGTCATGGCCACGCTGCCGATGGCGGTGCTGGGTGGCGTCGCGGGCCTGCGCGTGCTCGACCTCGCGGCCGGGCAGACGCTAGACCTGCTGTCGATGATCGGCTTCATCATGCTGCTGGGCATGGTGATCAACAACGCGATCCTGCTGGTCGCGCAGACGCGCGAAGCGCAGGCCGAAGGCGCCTCGCTGGACGACGCACTGAAGCAGGCCCTGGAACAGCGCCTGCGTCCGATCCTGATCGCCGCCCTCACCGGCGTGCTCGGCGCGCTGCCGATGGCGATCAATCCCGGGCCCGGTGCGGTGATCTACCGCGGGCTGGCTGCGGTGTCGGTCGGTGGCGTCGCGCTGAGCCTGCTGTTCACCGTGGTGCTCGTGCCGGCGCTGCTGCGCCTGGCCGGCCGCGCCGCGCCCGCGCGCGCCGCCTTGTCGACCGACGACGCACCGCTGCCCCATCCCGTGTCCTGA
- a CDS encoding efflux RND transporter periplasmic adaptor subunit: MRTLHKSLIALALAGVLALPLLRLDADASAPAATPEAPPAIVSVAPAVSTDFAPRHWAPGSIISRQDARVASELEGRVLQVAEVGQRMRAGQALAVLDDTTLRLREREGEADLARIQAQLDLAARQEQRYAQLAAQQNIARSQYEQLRADRDVLAQERARAQAQLAQVRHQRTQMVVRAPFDGIVAERHTQRGEYLVTGASVARLVDTAAPEVRVRAPVDLARHLERGTLVRVRAGGDERDYPVSALVPVGDEASRQLELRVAIRDLQAPVGTAVDVGLPSAAARTVVAVPRDAVILRREGDFVLRVDAAGKAERLAVKTGARVDDMVEVSGDVQAGDRLIVRGGERVEPGQAVSVQPLAALAMR, from the coding sequence ATGCGTACCCTGCACAAGTCCCTGATCGCCCTCGCGCTGGCCGGCGTCCTCGCCCTCCCCCTGCTTCGCCTGGACGCCGATGCCAGCGCCCCTGCCGCCACGCCGGAAGCGCCCCCCGCCATCGTCAGCGTCGCGCCGGCGGTCAGCACCGATTTCGCGCCGCGCCACTGGGCGCCCGGCAGCATCATCAGCCGCCAGGACGCACGCGTGGCCAGCGAACTCGAAGGCCGCGTGCTGCAGGTCGCGGAGGTCGGGCAACGCATGCGCGCGGGACAGGCGCTGGCGGTGCTGGACGACACCACGCTGCGCCTGCGCGAGCGCGAGGGCGAGGCCGACCTGGCCCGCATCCAGGCGCAGCTGGACCTCGCCGCGCGGCAGGAGCAGCGCTATGCGCAGTTGGCGGCGCAGCAGAACATCGCGCGTTCGCAGTACGAACAGCTGCGCGCCGACCGCGACGTACTGGCGCAGGAACGCGCGCGTGCGCAGGCCCAGCTCGCCCAGGTCCGTCACCAGCGCACGCAGATGGTGGTGCGCGCGCCGTTCGACGGCATCGTCGCCGAGCGCCACACCCAGCGCGGCGAATACCTGGTGACTGGCGCCTCGGTGGCACGACTGGTGGATACCGCCGCACCCGAGGTGCGCGTGCGTGCGCCGGTGGACCTTGCTCGCCACCTGGAGCGCGGCACTTTGGTGCGCGTGCGCGCCGGCGGCGACGAGCGCGACTACCCGGTCAGCGCATTGGTGCCGGTGGGCGATGAAGCCTCGCGCCAGTTGGAACTGCGCGTCGCGATCCGCGACCTGCAGGCGCCGGTCGGCACCGCGGTCGACGTGGGCCTGCCCAGCGCGGCAGCGCGCACGGTCGTCGCCGTGCCGCGCGATGCGGTGATCCTGCGTCGCGAGGGCGATTTCGTGTTGCGCGTGGATGCCGCCGGCAAGGCGGAGCGCCTGGCGGTGAAGACCGGTGCCCGTGTGGACGACATGGTCGAAGTGAGCGGCGACGTGCAGGCCGGCGACCGCCTGATCGTCCGCGGCGGCGAACGCGTCGAACCGGGCCAGGCGGTGTCCGTGCAGCCGCTGGCGGCGTTGGCGATGCGCTGA